In Nostoc sp. UHCC 0926, a single genomic region encodes these proteins:
- a CDS encoding SDR family oxidoreductase, with the protein MAIVQHGENKTTGMIPMGRFGQLKNITAAIAFFCSEEAAFITGQTLFVDGGASIGRSLI; encoded by the coding sequence ATTGCTATAGTACAGCACGGCGAAAATAAAACAACCGGCATGATTCCAATGGGTCGGTTCGGTCAGCTCAAAAATATTACTGCCGCGATCGCCTTCTTCTGTTCTGAGGAAGCAGCGTTCATCACCGGACAAACCTTATTTGTCGACGGTGGAGCAAGTATCGGTCGCAGTCTTATCTGA
- a CDS encoding LLM class flavin-dependent oxidoreductase has product MSTTRKFRLGAFIQATGHHISAWRHPNSQADAGFNFEHYKEITQTAQRGLFDAVFLADSPGVWGGAPETQHRNGKIVHFEPVTLFSALSSVTQNIGFISTASTTYEEPYTLARKFASLDYLSNGRAGWNVVTTGNENAALNFGLEHHPEHSQRYERAEEFVEVVKGLWDSWEDDAFIRDKESGIYFDPDKLHTLNHKGKYFSVKGPLNVGRPPQGYPVIVQAGASESGRDLAARTAEVIFTANQTLADAQEFYADVKGRLGKYGRFPDDLKIMPGAFPIIGRTEEEAQEKYEFLQSLIHPDVAWGILKNYYNGVDLAKYSLDDVAPELPSDTNTNKSRLKLVRDLATRGTLTLRQLYLSLATARGHRTILGTPETIADQLEEWFNNGAADGFNIMPPILPTGLDDFINLVVPILQKRGLFRTEYEGSTLRENLGLRRPGNRFAAKQVDEKLVLA; this is encoded by the coding sequence ATGAGCACAACACGCAAGTTTCGTTTAGGTGCATTTATTCAAGCCACTGGTCATCACATATCCGCTTGGCGTCACCCCAATTCACAAGCAGATGCTGGATTTAATTTCGAGCATTACAAGGAAATTACCCAGACTGCCCAACGCGGCTTGTTCGATGCAGTTTTCCTTGCTGATAGCCCAGGAGTCTGGGGCGGCGCTCCAGAAACTCAGCATCGCAACGGTAAAATCGTCCATTTCGAGCCGGTCACCCTCTTCTCAGCCTTGTCCTCCGTGACCCAAAACATCGGCTTCATTTCCACCGCCTCGACTACCTATGAAGAACCCTACACCCTGGCGCGGAAGTTTGCCTCCCTCGACTACTTGAGTAATGGCCGGGCGGGGTGGAATGTAGTCACCACAGGGAATGAGAATGCTGCTCTTAATTTCGGACTTGAGCATCACCCAGAACATAGCCAGCGTTATGAACGCGCCGAAGAGTTTGTGGAAGTCGTGAAAGGATTGTGGGATAGCTGGGAAGATGATGCTTTCATCCGTGACAAAGAATCTGGGATCTATTTCGACCCAGATAAACTACATACACTCAACCACAAGGGCAAATATTTTTCTGTAAAAGGCCCTTTAAATGTCGGTCGTCCGCCCCAAGGCTACCCAGTGATTGTTCAGGCTGGAGCCTCCGAATCAGGACGGGACTTGGCTGCACGCACTGCCGAGGTAATTTTCACTGCCAATCAAACCCTAGCCGATGCCCAAGAATTTTATGCTGATGTCAAAGGTAGGCTAGGGAAATATGGGCGCTTCCCAGACGATCTAAAAATTATGCCTGGTGCTTTCCCAATCATTGGCCGTACCGAAGAAGAAGCTCAAGAGAAGTACGAATTCCTGCAATCACTGATTCATCCCGATGTCGCCTGGGGGATTTTAAAGAACTATTACAACGGTGTGGATCTGGCGAAATATTCTTTAGATGATGTGGCTCCCGAACTACCCAGCGACACCAACACCAACAAAAGTCGTCTCAAACTAGTCAGGGATTTGGCTACTCGTGGAACTCTCACACTGCGCCAATTGTATCTCTCTCTTGCCACCGCACGAGGACATCGCACCATACTTGGTACTCCCGAAACCATTGCTGACCAGTTAGAAGAATGGTTCAACAACGGTGCGGCAGACGGCTTTAATATCATGCCACCAATCCTCCCCACAGGATTAGATGACTTCATTAACCTAGTCGTTCCCATTCTCCAGAAACGCGGATTGTTCCGTACTGAATACGAAGGCAGTACCTTGCGTGAAAACCTGGGATTGCGTCGTCCGGGCAATCGTTTTGCCGCCAAACAAGTGGATGAAAAATTGGTGTTGGCATAA
- a CDS encoding amidohydrolase family protein, with protein MSEYSRLKTSRSAAIKATLDYPVIDTDVHTNDFTPAFEDYIANYGGVKLVDELRKTEASRLNSKSGGKDWYQQTPEERHYNRTIRSPWWARVTKNTLDLATYTLPGLLYERQAEQGSDYSVLFPNNVLAPAGASPENRQALQRAVNHYHADIYRKYSDRLTPVAGIPLTTPQEGIEELEFAVKTLGLKVINITGGVKRPIKAIADKYPADKFPEIAKYASYIDFYGLDSEYDYDPFWAKVVELGVPVTTHYGSQGWTGRSSTSNYMNNHIGHFADGSEAFAKALFFGGVTKRFPQLRVAMLEGGAAWGANVYIHLVDRFSKRNLKALQNYNPALTNADELFEIFERYGAEITQGHSLDKEELTKSVLGSSFSRFSRAPIGSELEDFAAAGIETTEDIRDRWVNSFFFGSESDDRTIAAAFNDKANPLGVKINAIYSSDVGHWDVPDLTAPLAESWDLVQEGVISEADFKSYVFANPYKFYTQANPEFFKGTAIESKVGNTEFKQVDKSLVVV; from the coding sequence ATGAGTGAATATAGCCGATTGAAGACTTCGCGCTCTGCGGCAATCAAAGCAACCCTCGATTATCCAGTAATCGACACCGACGTTCACACCAATGATTTCACACCGGCATTTGAGGATTACATCGCCAATTACGGCGGCGTAAAACTGGTAGATGAATTACGTAAGACCGAAGCTTCGCGTCTCAACTCCAAGAGTGGGGGTAAAGACTGGTATCAACAAACCCCTGAAGAACGTCACTACAACCGCACAATCCGATCGCCTTGGTGGGCCAGAGTCACCAAAAACACACTGGATCTCGCTACTTACACCCTCCCCGGACTCCTCTATGAGCGTCAGGCGGAGCAGGGGTCAGACTATTCGGTGCTATTTCCGAACAATGTCCTGGCACCGGCTGGAGCCAGTCCAGAGAACCGTCAGGCACTGCAACGTGCGGTCAATCACTATCATGCTGATATCTACCGGAAATATAGCGATCGCCTGACACCGGTAGCTGGCATCCCATTAACTACTCCCCAAGAAGGGATTGAGGAGCTAGAGTTTGCTGTGAAAACACTGGGATTAAAAGTTATTAATATTACTGGGGGTGTGAAACGGCCAATTAAAGCGATCGCTGATAAATATCCAGCGGATAAATTCCCGGAAATCGCCAAGTATGCGTCTTATATCGACTTTTATGGACTGGATAGTGAATACGACTACGATCCCTTCTGGGCCAAAGTCGTTGAACTAGGCGTACCCGTCACCACCCATTATGGCAGTCAGGGTTGGACTGGACGCTCCTCCACTAGTAACTACATGAACAACCATATCGGCCACTTCGCCGATGGTTCGGAAGCCTTTGCTAAGGCGCTGTTCTTCGGCGGTGTTACCAAGCGTTTTCCGCAGTTGCGAGTAGCTATGCTCGAAGGTGGCGCAGCTTGGGGTGCCAACGTCTACATACATCTGGTGGATCGATTCTCCAAGCGCAATCTGAAGGCGCTGCAAAACTACAATCCAGCGCTGACGAATGCCGATGAGCTGTTTGAGATATTTGAGCGCTACGGTGCGGAAATTACTCAAGGGCATTCCCTCGACAAGGAGGAATTGACCAAGAGCGTCTTGGGATCTTCATTCAGCCGTTTTAGTCGGGCGCCGATTGGTAGCGAGTTGGAGGATTTTGCAGCGGCAGGCATTGAAACAACCGAGGACATCCGCGATCGCTGGGTGAACAGTTTCTTCTTTGGTTCCGAGTCCGACGATCGCACGATCGCTGCGGCATTCAACGACAAAGCTAATCCCTTGGGAGTCAAAATTAACGCGATCTATTCCTCCGATGTTGGTCACTGGGATGTGCCAGACCTCACCGCCCCCTTGGCTGAAAGCTGGGATTTGGTGCAAGAAGGCGTTATTTCCGAAGCCGACTTCAAGTCTTATGTATTCGCTAATCCCTACAAGTTTTACACCCAAGCCAACCCCGAATTCTTCAAGGGTACGGCGATCGAATCCAAGGTAGGTAACACCGAATTTAAACAAGTGGACAAGAGCCTGGTGGTAGTTTAA
- a CDS encoding FAD-dependent oxidoreductase, giving the protein MTITTDPDVGAREALRLIGPDPDNWIPDRPGVDHNVTVVGGSGSGSTFAFALRRAGIGRVTVIDAADDEAHAGVWLNRARMNKLRTPKNLPGHELGIPALSFQAWYEARHGTEAYAAIDRIPRLAWAEYLSWYRQFLGIPVRYRTRLVRIEPAEGFFRLHLEVNGVAQVETTRKIIFANGVAGTGGPYVPSVLAGLPRTLYAHTADAIDFTALRGKTVAVLGAAASAFDAAGVALESGAKAVHLFARRPAIASLPIIRVRGYPGAYYNYPELPDAARWFQAWRFRKVGSTPPPDAIERAIAFPNFHLHLSATWRSAHEQGNRIVAQVNDDVFEFDFAIAGTGYFVDPTKRPELADFAHHIALWRDRYEPPTDQRDDELGTHPYLGSAHEYQEKVSGSAPYLNDIHVFNPAGFVSFGLPIGDVPSIRRDVPAVVARISHDLFFADWALHEARITGDNIAPDFDASLYAAALWKQPAKAAVS; this is encoded by the coding sequence ATGACGATAACGACTGACCCTGATGTTGGGGCCCGCGAGGCGCTACGCCTAATCGGCCCCGATCCCGATAACTGGATACCCGACCGCCCAGGCGTCGATCACAACGTCACGGTGGTGGGTGGCAGCGGCAGTGGCAGCACCTTTGCATTTGCGCTGCGGCGCGCCGGCATCGGCCGCGTAACGGTGATCGACGCGGCCGACGACGAGGCTCATGCCGGCGTGTGGCTCAACCGAGCGCGGATGAATAAACTACGCACGCCGAAGAACCTGCCTGGCCACGAACTTGGGATTCCAGCGCTGTCGTTCCAAGCTTGGTACGAGGCGCGGCACGGTACTGAGGCATACGCAGCGATCGACCGCATCCCCCGGTTGGCGTGGGCTGAGTACCTCAGCTGGTATCGGCAGTTTTTGGGCATCCCGGTTCGATACCGGACACGGCTGGTGCGGATCGAGCCAGCAGAAGGTTTCTTTCGCCTGCACCTTGAGGTGAATGGTGTCGCGCAGGTGGAAACCACGCGCAAGATCATCTTTGCCAACGGTGTGGCTGGCACTGGTGGCCCCTACGTGCCATCGGTGCTAGCTGGACTGCCACGCACGCTGTATGCACACACCGCCGATGCCATCGACTTTACGGCGCTGCGCGGCAAGACTGTAGCAGTGCTGGGCGCTGCGGCCTCGGCCTTCGACGCCGCAGGAGTGGCGCTCGAATCGGGAGCAAAGGCGGTGCATCTGTTCGCGCGGCGACCAGCGATCGCATCACTGCCTATAATTCGCGTGCGCGGGTATCCTGGCGCTTACTACAACTATCCAGAACTGCCTGATGCAGCTCGCTGGTTCCAGGCTTGGCGTTTTCGCAAAGTTGGTTCTACGCCCCCACCCGACGCGATTGAGCGGGCGATCGCTTTCCCGAACTTCCACCTACACCTGTCCGCAACATGGAGATCAGCGCATGAGCAGGGTAACCGCATCGTCGCGCAGGTGAACGACGATGTTTTTGAGTTCGATTTTGCGATTGCAGGCACCGGCTACTTCGTTGACCCGACGAAGCGGCCTGAACTAGCCGACTTTGCACACCACATCGCCCTCTGGCGCGATCGCTACGAACCACCAACTGACCAGCGCGACGATGAGCTAGGCACGCACCCCTACCTCGGCAGCGCCCATGAATACCAGGAGAAGGTGTCTGGTAGCGCACCTTACCTGAACGATATCCACGTCTTCAACCCAGCCGGCTTTGTGAGCTTCGGTCTGCCCATTGGCGACGTGCCCAGCATTCGGCGCGACGTGCCGGCGGTGGTGGCACGCATCAGCCACGACTTATTCTTCGCCGACTGGGCGCTACACGAGGCACGCATCACAGGCGACAACATCGCGCCAGACTTTGATGCCTCGCTGTACGCAGCCGCATTATGGAAACAGCCAGCCAAGGCGGCAGTTAGCTAA
- a CDS encoding alpha/beta fold hydrolase encodes MPVEQRHDTSNGSLPYLFSPVSDNANKPATLVLFLHGARDRGTDLNVLLKWGLPRFVDLSNSLPYVFAAPQIPAEQTWVDRADDVLALLDELIASQPIDPARVILAGFSLGSAGIWHLAALHPDRFAGLVAVSGRVPKSLGETELAALKDIPVQIFQGGQDKNLPIEDTEHFVERLRKVGGKVDLTVLPEGDHFIADEVYSDPKLQQWLISQSPREISVVV; translated from the coding sequence ATGCCTGTTGAACAACGTCACGACACCAGCAATGGTTCCTTGCCTTATCTTTTCTCGCCTGTTTCTGACAATGCCAACAAACCTGCAACCCTCGTGCTGTTTCTGCATGGAGCACGCGATCGCGGGACGGATCTGAATGTGCTACTAAAATGGGGTCTACCTCGTTTTGTGGATTTATCCAACTCGTTACCTTATGTCTTCGCCGCACCCCAGATTCCGGCCGAACAGACTTGGGTAGATCGAGCAGATGATGTGCTTGCTTTGCTCGATGAACTGATCGCCTCCCAGCCCATTGATCCAGCGCGGGTGATATTAGCCGGGTTCAGTTTAGGCTCGGCGGGTATTTGGCATCTCGCTGCTTTGCATCCCGATCGCTTTGCAGGTCTAGTAGCAGTATCTGGCCGTGTACCCAAGTCATTAGGAGAAACCGAACTAGCTGCACTCAAAGACATTCCCGTTCAGATATTCCAAGGTGGACAGGATAAAAATCTGCCGATTGAGGATACAGAACATTTTGTTGAGCGCTTACGCAAAGTAGGGGGAAAAGTCGATTTGACTGTGCTGCCGGAAGGTGATCATTTTATTGCAGATGAGGTATACAGCGATCCGAAGTTGCAACAGTGGCTAATTTCACAGAGCCCTCGTGAAATTTCTGTAGTTGTCTAA
- a CDS encoding class I SAM-dependent methyltransferase, translating into MSYAPPDHWNQVFAKWKDAGTDLDWGTQWTKVHLPFLKSANVKTVLDLGCGTGNDVLRLVRQGFTVIGVDFSDEAVQQGHEKAKKLGLSAQFVVADMAKRLPFDSATLDAVMSNVAIHMFSDQITRQLFKEIRRIVRPNGLFVFHVNSTEDALVRAERHPPIREIEPNYFLEHDGQTMHFFSKEYLLDLLSDWKDVELKHYEILHEQTGKPFKRVWWGKAIQPD; encoded by the coding sequence ATGTCTTACGCACCACCCGATCACTGGAATCAAGTCTTTGCTAAATGGAAGGATGCTGGCACCGATCTAGATTGGGGAACCCAATGGACGAAAGTTCACCTTCCGTTCCTCAAATCCGCCAACGTTAAAACTGTGCTTGACCTTGGTTGCGGGACAGGGAACGACGTGTTACGTCTTGTAAGGCAAGGTTTCACAGTAATTGGTGTGGATTTTTCAGATGAAGCAGTGCAACAAGGACACGAGAAAGCAAAAAAGCTAGGACTAAGCGCACAGTTTGTAGTTGCGGATATGGCAAAACGTTTGCCTTTTGATAGTGCAACATTGGATGCTGTCATGTCCAATGTTGCCATCCACATGTTTTCAGATCAGATTACACGCCAGTTGTTTAAAGAAATTCGACGAATAGTACGCCCCAACGGATTATTTGTTTTCCATGTTAATTCTACAGAAGACGCTTTAGTTCGGGCAGAACGCCACCCACCCATACGCGAAATCGAGCCAAATTACTTTCTAGAACATGATGGACAAACTATGCATTTTTTCTCTAAAGAATATTTGCTAGACCTTTTATCTGACTGGAAAGATGTAGAGCTAAAACATTACGAAATATTGCATGAGCAAACAGGCAAGCCGTTTAAAAGAGTTTGGTGGGGTAAGGCAATACAGCCTGACTAA
- a CDS encoding GDSL-type esterase/lipase family protein: protein MSDSRKEIRICFIGESFVNGTGDPEFLGWTGRVCRNAESRGYAITHYNLGVRAETSRFLKQRWYSEVSYRLPRESDGRVVFSFGVNDSGWAGKQQGIELSESITNARTILSQAKQLYPILMVSPPPCGDVAQEKRNQILANLSQEFALVCDQLDVPYLDVFSSLVKSPIWLAEAKANDGAHPKADGYAEFAALVQNWEGWLNWFTP from the coding sequence ATGTCAGATTCTCGCAAAGAAATCAGAATTTGTTTTATTGGTGAATCGTTTGTCAATGGCACAGGTGATCCAGAGTTTCTGGGTTGGACAGGTAGAGTGTGCCGCAATGCTGAGTCAAGAGGATACGCTATCACCCATTACAATTTGGGGGTGCGGGCAGAGACGAGTCGGTTTCTCAAACAACGTTGGTACTCAGAAGTCTCCTATCGTCTCCCAAGAGAATCCGATGGTCGAGTAGTGTTTTCCTTTGGCGTAAACGATTCAGGATGGGCGGGTAAACAGCAAGGAATCGAATTGTCAGAGTCGATCACAAATGCTCGCACTATCTTAAGTCAAGCAAAGCAACTCTATCCGATCTTGATGGTTAGTCCGCCACCCTGTGGTGATGTCGCTCAAGAAAAAAGAAATCAAATTCTCGCAAATCTGTCACAGGAATTTGCATTAGTTTGTGATCAACTAGATGTTCCGTATCTCGATGTGTTTTCCAGTTTGGTGAAGTCACCAATCTGGCTAGCAGAAGCAAAAGCCAATGACGGCGCTCACCCAAAAGCAGATGGTTATGCAGAATTTGCAGCGCTCGTACAAAACTGGGAAGGTTGGTTAAATTGGTTCACACCTTAA